In Sulfurimonas sp. hsl 1-7, the genomic window TGCTTTAGGATCGGATGGGAATGGAACTCTTTAAAAAGGTACTTTTTATAGATACCTAGCTGCTCTTTGATAAACTCGCTGCTACGCCCTTTTTTTCTTTTATAAGGCAATATCTGGTGGTTATGAAAGCATATAGCAATTGTGGAATGTGTATATACTTCGTAAATCACTTTCTCACTGCCGTAATCTCTATCAAAACCCTCTTCACGTAACTTTTCAAAAAGTTCTATGCTTCTAATCTTTGGAGAGTATTTACTAAGGAGTTTTTTGTTTGCAGGGAGCATTGAGATTTTATACTTTGCAAAATCTTTGTTGAAGTTTTTTTCGATCTCTCGGTTCCCGGTTTCATTTGGAACAACAAGCGGGGCATCTACACCGACGTATATTTTATGATCTTTATATTGTAAAATCTGTTGAACTATCTCATCGATCGACTTTAAGAGTTTCAGCTCTAAAATTTTAAGTTTTTTTCCCTCAGGTTTTGCGACACAAAATCCGGAGAGATTTTTCTCTCCCCAGGCAAGGTCAATCCCTATATAAATGCTATTCAAAGTGGATAAAAGCCTTAGGTTCTGGAGATACAAACTCCATACCGAGTAGTCTTACTTTATGAGCATGCAGCATTACCCTTTTTGCACGACGACCGCCGTATTGCTCATCACCGATAATTGAATGTTCAATATATCTGGCATGTACACGAATCTGGTGGGTACGTCCGTGATGGATGATAACTTTTGCTTTTGTTTTTTTCGCACTTACCTCTTCAGGATAAAACTCTGTAATTGCAGGTTTTCCTTTTCCTGAAACATTTGAGTAAGCTTTGTTGTTTTTCTTTTGCGTCATGATCGGCTTATCAACAGTTACCGGTTCAGCCAAAGTTCCCTCTAACCAAGCAATGTACTCTTTATATACTTTATCCTGTGCAAACTCTTTGATCGCTTTTTCACGAAACTCTTCATTTTTTACAAGCATCAATACGCCGCTTGTTTCACGGTCAAGTCTATGAAGCAGTCTTGCCCCTTTAAACTGACGCTCTAACTCATCAGAGTTTACATATGCAGGTTTATCAACAACCACAATATCATCATTTTCAAAGATAATTTTCGGCTTTTCAACTTTCTCTATACGAAAAATTGTTTTAACATCAATCTCACCACGAGCAATCATAACTTTTTTATTGCCCACATAAACAAGTCCGCGATCGATCATTGACTTGGCTTGAGAATTTGAAATCCCCTCTTGCTGTGCTACGAGTTTATATGCTTTTTCAGTTGCCATCGTTTTTTATTTCCTTTATTTTTTCTATAACTTTTTGCAAATCTATCTTTTCCTCAACCATTGATGGGGGAAGCTCACTTGCATTTTGAAGTGCTTTTAAAATTTCATCACTCTCTACATACTGTACATGATGTACATATTTAAAAAGCTCTTTTTGATGAAAAAAATGTTTTCCGGTAATGATTTTACATCCAAAGTGTGCCGGTTCAAGCGGGTTATGTCCACCTACGTCTTTTCTAAATGCACCACCTAAAACGGCAATATCACTTACAGCGTAGATATTGTTTAACTCCCCCATCTTATCGACTAGGATCATATCACTACTAAAATTTTGTGTCTCAGAAAATCTCTCTAGAGAAAAATTATGCTTTTGAGCATACTCTTCCATCAGTTTATATACACTCTCAAAGCGTTCAGGATGACGAGGAACAACAATAAGCTTCGCATCATTTGTTTTACGATACTCGACAAAAGCTTCCAGTATGCTTTCCTCTTCTGTAGGGTGGGTACTTCCACCCACTATCACTTCACATTCCGGTTTAGTATACTCTTTAGTACTTGTTATCTCACCTGCTAGTTTGATATTGCCTACTACTTCTATTTTTTTAGCACCCAAAGCCAAAAATCTGTTTTTATCCACTTCACTTTGTGCATAGATAATCTCTACACGGGAGAGCATCTTTTTGTAAAACCAAGCAAACTGCAGGTAACTTTTTACACTTTTATCTGAGATTCTTCCGTTTAAAAGTATAATCTTTGCACCCCTGTTAAATGCTATCACAAATAAAAGGTACCAAAATTCCGCTTCTAAAACCACTAGAACTTTTTGTTTTTTTATCCAAAACGGTAAAAATATCTCATAAGGCAAGTATCTTACCTCCGCATTGTACTTTTTTGCTTCCTCTTGACCCGTATGGGTAATTGTAGTGATACAAACTTCTTGATCAAGCTCTTGTAAAATCGGCTTTAATGCTCTTGCTTC contains:
- the waaA gene encoding lipid IV(A) 3-deoxy-D-manno-octulosonic acid transferase, which encodes MPFTLFYYILGVVLYIIALPLLFVLSFKYKYKESIPARFFLFKNPSFNSLNKIWFHVCSLGEARALKPILQELDQEVCITTITHTGQEEAKKYNAEVRYLPYEIFLPFWIKKQKVLVVLEAEFWYLLFVIAFNRGAKIILLNGRISDKSVKSYLQFAWFYKKMLSRVEIIYAQSEVDKNRFLALGAKKIEVVGNIKLAGEITSTKEYTKPECEVIVGGSTHPTEEESILEAFVEYRKTNDAKLIVVPRHPERFESVYKLMEEYAQKHNFSLERFSETQNFSSDMILVDKMGELNNIYAVSDIAVLGGAFRKDVGGHNPLEPAHFGCKIITGKHFFHQKELFKYVHHVQYVESDEILKALQNASELPPSMVEEKIDLQKVIEKIKEIKNDGN
- a CDS encoding DUF429 domain-containing protein, whose product is MNSIYIGIDLAWGEKNLSGFCVAKPEGKKLKILELKLLKSIDEIVQQILQYKDHKIYVGVDAPLVVPNETGNREIEKNFNKDFAKYKISMLPANKKLLSKYSPKIRSIELFEKLREEGFDRDYGSEKVIYEVYTHSTIAICFHNHQILPYKRKKGRSSEFIKEQLGIYKKYLFKEFHSHPILKQDVAELKGQKVKDFEDLLDSITCSYAMWYCKYNDAKFYQVEGVDTFVTPISKWKVYMLKCSDDSLYTGVATDLERRVYEHNNSPKGAKYTRVRRPVELVYYENCDDRVDATRREYVIKQLSRKEKLELINV
- a CDS encoding RluA family pseudouridine synthase codes for the protein MATEKAYKLVAQQEGISNSQAKSMIDRGLVYVGNKKVMIARGEIDVKTIFRIEKVEKPKIIFENDDIVVVDKPAYVNSDELERQFKGARLLHRLDRETSGVLMLVKNEEFREKAIKEFAQDKVYKEYIAWLEGTLAEPVTVDKPIMTQKKNNKAYSNVSGKGKPAITEFYPEEVSAKKTKAKVIIHHGRTHQIRVHARYIEHSIIGDEQYGGRRAKRVMLHAHKVRLLGMEFVSPEPKAFIHFE